CCATTGGCCGAGATAAGGGGGTTGGCCCCAACGATGTCGCCTGCTTCTATCAAGATGATGCCGCCGCCGTTGGCCCCCGCACTGAACAGCGTGTTGTTGGAGTGGCCAGCCCCGCCGCCCCCGCCGAGAAACATCCGGTTGGTGGTGAAAGGCGGCGCATAGCCTCGGATGCCGGGATAGTAGCCGTCGCAGCCGAGGGCGCTCGGTTCGTCGTTGTCGCCGCCGTTGCCGCCGTCGGTGATGTTCGCGCCGCCACCGCCGCCGGAGTTGTGGTCATTGCCGCCACCGCCGCCGTTGGCTTGGGGGCCGCGACCGAGTTCCTTGCCCGGCTCGGGCAGCGCGATGCCTTCGCCTTTGTAGCCGCCGCGCCAATTGGGGAAGGGGTAGAAATAATTGAGTTCGGGAAAAAGAAAATTGCAGTTGTTGCCTGCACCGACATATGCCGCGCCGCCGCGAAAGCCCGCGCCATCGGCGACAATGGGCGCGTCTATGGTCAGTGTGCCAGCCACTTCGAGTGCCAGCACGCCGCCCGTGGCACCGTTCCACGGCTGGCAGCGTAGGGTGTCGGTCACAAGGGCGTTGGTGTATTGCGGGATGGTCACCGCCTGCAATTTGCCCGGCAGCGAGTAGGCGTAAACGAGCTTTTTTTGCACAAAAAGCGCGTTTTCACTCACCGAATCAATCACAGCGCGTTCGTAGCGCCCCGCGAAGTTCATGTTTTGAATCAGGCCATAGAGAAAGTTGTTGCCCGACACAATTTCGGTGCCTTGCATCTGAATGAGCAAGACGGGCGCACCCGCGCGAAACCCCGTAGTGTCGCTCACCGTCAATTTGCCAGAGCAGCTGTCAATGGCAGTGACGGCAGCGTAATGGTTGATTGTGCCAGAGATTTGTACGGCTTGAGCGTCTGATGTTTGGAGCTTGAAAAAGAAAAAGATTAGCGAGCATAGCCGAAGTATGTTCATGCGGAACCGATTTATGGTGATTAGCAAAATTTTTCACGGACGAGGCTGCTTTTTAACGCACAAAAACAAATCTCATTTGGTTTTTCGGCAAAGCCATTCGTACATTTGCGCCCTCGAAAAGCCCGGCGTTGTTTCAGACAAGGAACCGGGCGAGTATTTTCTCACTTAAATTTTCAAATTTCAGAACATGGCAGTCAAACTTCGTCTGCAACGCAAAGGTCGCAAAGGCGCGCCTTTTTATCACATCGTAGTCGCTGACGCCCGCTCCCCGCGCGATGGCCGTTTCATCGAGAAACTCGGTACTTACAACCCCCTCACGGTTCCGGCCACCATCGAATTGGACCGCGACCGCGCTTACGACTGGCTGAAAAAAGGCGCTCAGCCGACCGATACAGTGCGTTCCATTCTTCGTTTCAAAGGTGTTTTGCTCAAAAAACACTTGGACCGCGGGGTGAAAAAAGGTGCATTGACCCCCGAACAAGCAGAAGAGAAATTAAATGCTTGGATAGACCAGAAAGAAGCCCGTATCGCTGCCCGCCGCGAGGCCAGCGCTGAGGGCAAGCGCCAATTTGTCGCAGCGGTGGATGGCGTCGCGAAAGCAAAGCCAAAGCCCGCCCAGCCTGTGGAAGAAGTGGCTGAGCCGGCAGCGGAAGCCGTCGAGGCCACTGCTGAGGTTGTGGAAGCCGTCGAGACATCACCCGTCGAAGCAGCAGCCGAGCCAGTGGTGGAGGCCGTCGCGGAAGCTCCCGAAGCGACCGAGCCTGCCGAGGACGCTGCGCCTGCTTCGGAAGAAGAAAAATCTGGAGACGCATAACCAAAATCTTCCGGGCATATCCTTATGTTTGCCCTCAGATTTTGATGGTGAAATAAAAACCTGGTAAAGTCCTGTGCGGCTTTACCGGGTTTTTTTTCAAAATATCCCCCCAATTGGCCGATTTTCGGGTGTTTGGTTTCGCGGGTGGCCCCATCTTTCGATCATCGCCCATTAGTTTCTAATTATCCAACTTAGCGTTTGTCATGCAACCATTAGACGAAAAATACTACGACCGCCTGAACGAAATCGCGGTGGCCATTCAGGAATTCCCCAATCTGGCGCTTTACCTCGAAGAGGAGGAGGATGAGTACTACAACGCCTTGCGCACGGAGTTCGAGCCGATGCTCTCCGAACTGCACCACCAAGTGGCGGCAGAAGCGCCGTTGCAATTGGTGACTTTTGAAAAATACCTGTTGGAGCCGCCTTTTGAAGGCTTGTACCTGCCGCGTGTGTTGGGCTACGCGGTGTTGCGCGGCGAAATCACCGACCAATACAAATACGTCCGCCCCAACGACCACTTCAAGGACATCCTGCTGGCGATTTGCCAGAGCGTGCATTTCGAGCAGCTGAAAAAACGCATCGGGCAAAGCATATCGGTGGGGTTTGCGCTCAGCAGCGATATCTGGATAACCAATCTGATGACGCAGGTGGAAAACAAGCGTATCCGCTACTTCCTCCAACAATTAAAAAGCGACCAATACCGCGACGTGAAGGCGCGTGCCGACCTCTATCGACGTTATTCCAATCAGTTCCGCAACGAACTGTACTACTCGGCGGATTTCCCCACTTCTTTGGGTGAGATGAAAGCCAATTTCTCGGCGTTGCGCCAGTTTTTGCTCAAACGTTTTGAGGTGGGCGGTGTGAACGACAGCCTCAAGGAGCAGATGAAGGGCTTTTTGGACAACAAGAACTTTCAGGGCACGGAGGAGTATCTCGAAATGTTGGCCATGTATGGCAACTACACCGAGCTCGACCCAGCAGAACGGCTGGCCTTTGCCACCCATTTCGAGCGCGAGCGGCGCTCTTTCCCCGAATTCGACACGCGCTACCTGCGGTTCCTGTTGTCGCTCTACACATCGCCCGGCATC
This Saprospiraceae bacterium DNA region includes the following protein-coding sequences:
- the rpsP gene encoding 30S ribosomal protein S16, with product MAVKLRLQRKGRKGAPFYHIVVADARSPRDGRFIEKLGTYNPLTVPATIELDRDRAYDWLKKGAQPTDTVRSILRFKGVLLKKHLDRGVKKGALTPEQAEEKLNAWIDQKEARIAARREASAEGKRQFVAAVDGVAKAKPKPAQPVEEVAEPAAEAVEATAEVVEAVETSPVEAAAEPVVEAVAEAPEATEPAEDAAPASEEEKSGDA